A genome region from uncultured Roseibium sp. includes the following:
- the pqqE gene encoding pyrroloquinoline quinone biosynthesis protein PqqE has translation MTEPVGPALGMLAELTHRCPLQCGYCSNPLELLKADKELETEAWRDAFEQAADLGILQVHLSGGEPTLRRDLENLVVGLAARGVYTNLITAAVTLSRERINRLAEAGLDHVQISFQGARPETTERIGYYRNAHEKKRQAAGWVRDTGLPLTINAPIHKLNIDEVPEFVDLALELGAQRLEIANVQYYGWAYLNRSALMPGYDAVLRQIDFVEKVREDLTGILNIDFVTPDYYADYPKPCMGGWGADAFVVTPDGKVLPCHAAQSIPSLSFDSITEKPLKDIWEKSEAFNRYRGFDWMPEPCRSCERRDIDFGGCRCQALALTGDAAATDPTCIKSPFHDDLRWLPPEQPIQKRIIGREKADA, from the coding sequence ATGACCGAACCCGTGGGACCGGCCCTTGGAATGCTGGCCGAGCTGACCCACCGCTGCCCGCTGCAATGCGGATATTGTTCCAACCCGCTCGAACTCCTGAAAGCCGATAAGGAACTGGAAACGGAGGCCTGGCGCGATGCCTTCGAACAGGCAGCCGATCTCGGCATTCTCCAGGTGCATCTGTCCGGTGGCGAACCGACCCTGCGCCGGGATCTGGAAAACCTCGTCGTCGGCCTGGCCGCGCGCGGTGTCTACACCAATCTGATCACCGCCGCGGTGACCTTGAGCCGGGAACGGATCAACCGCCTGGCGGAAGCCGGCCTGGACCATGTCCAGATCAGCTTTCAGGGCGCCCGGCCGGAGACGACCGAACGCATCGGCTATTACAGGAACGCCCATGAAAAAAAACGCCAGGCGGCCGGATGGGTGAGAGACACAGGCCTGCCGCTCACGATCAACGCGCCGATCCACAAGCTCAACATCGACGAGGTTCCCGAATTCGTTGATCTCGCCCTGGAACTCGGTGCACAGCGGCTGGAAATCGCCAATGTGCAATATTACGGCTGGGCCTATCTCAACCGGTCCGCGCTCATGCCCGGCTACGACGCCGTCCTGCGCCAGATCGACTTTGTCGAAAAGGTCCGGGAAGACCTCACCGGCATCCTCAATATCGATTTCGTAACGCCGGATTATTATGCGGATTACCCCAAACCCTGCATGGGCGGCTGGGGGGCTGATGCCTTCGTGGTCACGCCCGACGGCAAGGTTCTGCCGTGTCACGCGGCCCAGTCGATCCCCTCGCTGAGCTTCGACAGCATCACCGAAAAACCGCTGAAGGACATCTGGGAAAAATCCGAGGCCTTCAATCGCTATCGCGGTTTCGACTGGATGCCCGAGCCCTGCCGGTCATGCGAGCGCCGGGACATTGATTTCGGCGGCTGCCGATGCCAGGCCCTCGCCCTGACCGGCGATGCCGCGGCAACCGATCCGACCTGCATCAAGTCGCCCTTTCACGACGACCTGCGCTGGCTGCCGCCGGAACAACCGATCCAAAAAAGGATCATCGGCCGCGAAAAGGCCGACGCATAG
- a CDS encoding MarR family transcriptional regulator, which yields MNLTAPDGGASLMIVDIARLLRRRFEAALTEIDTGLTVAEARTLAFIWRNPGQRQAALAERMFVEPMTLVGYLDSLEKAGLVVRTVDPTDRRAKLITLTDEADPILIKIEKAIDHVHADALGGVPQSGRDELEALLETMRVNLLNSEAGS from the coding sequence ATGAACCTCACCGCCCCCGACGGCGGCGCCAGTTTGATGATTGTCGATATTGCCAGGCTTCTTCGCCGCCGCTTCGAGGCTGCGCTGACGGAAATCGACACGGGTCTGACTGTTGCCGAAGCGCGTACGCTTGCCTTCATCTGGCGCAACCCGGGCCAGCGCCAGGCCGCATTGGCGGAGCGCATGTTCGTCGAACCCATGACCCTGGTCGGATATCTGGACTCCCTGGAAAAGGCCGGATTGGTCGTTCGCACTGTCGACCCGACGGACCGGCGCGCCAAGCTGATTACCCTGACCGACGAGGCAGACCCCATCCTGATCAAAATCGAGAAAGCCATCGACCACGTACACGCCGATGCGTTGGGCGGCGTGCCCCAGAGCGGCCGGGATGAGCTCGAGGCCCTGCTTGAAACGATGCGGGTCAACCTCCTGAATTCCGAAGCGGGTAGCTGA
- the typA gene encoding translational GTPase TypA, with amino-acid sequence MNLRNIAIIAHVDHGKTTLIDVLLKQSGAFRDNQRTEERMMDSNDIERERGITILAKVTSLVWKDTRINIVDTPGHADFGGEVERILHMVDGVILLVDAAEGPMPQTKFVLGKALKLGLKPIVAINKIDKPEQRADEVLDEVFDLFAALDANEDQLDFPVLYGSAKQEWMATDPEGPKDNMDPLFDMVLDKVAAPASEPGAFRMLATTIEADPFLGRILTGRIVSGTAIPNMPLKALSRDGKVLETGRVSKILAFRGLERQAIEKGEAGDIVAIAGMTKATVADTLCAPEVAEPLQAQPIDPPTLSMTFRVNDSPLAGTEGTKVQSRVIRERLMKEAEGNVALKVEDTDEPDAFVVSGRGELLLAILIENMRREGFELGVGRPRVVYQFDDAGNRLEPIEEVIIDVDEEYSGAVVQKLQERKADLLEMKPSGGGRTRLVFNAPTRGLIGYQSELMSDTRGSAIFNRLFHGYEPYKGPIQGRHTGVLLSNGTGEAVAYALFNLEDRGPMMIDPGTKVYPGMIIGEHTRGNDLEVNVLKGKQLTNIRSAGKDDAVKLTTPIRLTLEAALSYIADDELVEVTPDSIRLRKAMLDPHERKRAERAANKASA; translated from the coding sequence ATGAACTTGCGCAACATCGCCATCATCGCACACGTCGACCATGGCAAGACAACCCTGATCGACGTGCTGCTGAAGCAGTCCGGCGCTTTCCGCGACAACCAGCGGACCGAAGAGCGCATGATGGACTCCAACGACATCGAGCGTGAACGCGGCATCACCATCCTGGCCAAGGTCACCTCCCTGGTCTGGAAAGACACCCGCATCAACATCGTGGACACCCCCGGCCACGCCGATTTCGGCGGCGAGGTGGAGCGTATCCTGCACATGGTCGACGGGGTGATCCTGCTGGTCGATGCAGCAGAGGGCCCGATGCCGCAGACGAAATTCGTGCTCGGCAAGGCGCTGAAGCTCGGCCTGAAGCCGATCGTCGCCATCAACAAGATCGACAAGCCGGAACAGCGTGCCGATGAGGTTCTGGACGAGGTGTTCGACCTGTTCGCCGCCCTGGATGCGAATGAGGACCAGCTCGATTTCCCGGTTCTCTACGGTTCCGCCAAGCAGGAATGGATGGCGACCGACCCGGAAGGGCCGAAGGACAACATGGATCCGCTGTTCGATATGGTCCTTGACAAGGTCGCGGCTCCGGCTTCCGAGCCGGGCGCATTCCGCATGCTGGCGACCACGATCGAAGCCGATCCGTTCCTCGGCCGGATTCTGACCGGCCGGATCGTGTCCGGCACGGCCATTCCGAACATGCCGCTGAAGGCCCTTTCCCGCGATGGCAAAGTGCTTGAAACCGGCCGCGTCTCGAAGATCCTGGCCTTCCGCGGCCTGGAACGCCAGGCGATCGAAAAAGGCGAGGCAGGCGACATCGTCGCGATCGCAGGCATGACCAAGGCCACCGTCGCCGACACCCTGTGCGCGCCGGAAGTGGCCGAACCGCTGCAGGCGCAGCCGATCGATCCGCCGACGCTCTCCATGACCTTCCGCGTGAACGACAGCCCGCTTGCCGGGACCGAAGGCACCAAGGTGCAGTCGCGCGTGATCCGCGAGCGACTGATGAAGGAAGCGGAAGGCAATGTGGCGCTCAAGGTGGAAGACACTGATGAGCCCGATGCGTTCGTCGTTTCCGGCCGTGGCGAACTGCTGCTGGCGATCCTGATCGAAAACATGCGCCGTGAAGGCTTCGAGCTTGGCGTCGGCCGTCCGCGCGTCGTCTATCAGTTCGACGATGCCGGCAATCGGCTGGAGCCGATCGAGGAAGTCATCATCGACGTCGATGAGGAATATTCCGGGGCGGTCGTCCAGAAGCTGCAGGAGCGCAAGGCCGATCTTCTGGAAATGAAGCCGTCCGGCGGCGGGCGCACGCGTCTCGTCTTCAATGCGCCGACCCGCGGCCTCATCGGCTATCAGTCCGAACTCATGTCGGACACGCGCGGGTCCGCGATCTTCAACCGCCTGTTCCACGGCTACGAGCCCTACAAAGGGCCGATCCAGGGCCGGCACACCGGCGTCCTGCTCTCCAACGGAACCGGCGAGGCTGTCGCCTATGCGCTCTTCAACCTGGAAGACCGGGGTCCGATGATGATCGATCCGGGCACCAAGGTTTATCCGGGCATGATCATCGGCGAACACACCCGCGGCAACGATCTCGAGGTCAATGTCCTCAAGGGCAAGCAGCTCACGAACATTCGCTCTGCGGGCAAGGACGACGCGGTCAAGCTGACCACGCCGATCCGTCTGACGCTGGAAGCAGCACTCTCCTACATTGCCGACGACGAGCTGGTCGAAGTCACACCAGACTCGATCCGCTTGCGCAAGGCGATGCTCGACCCGCACGAGCGCAAGCGCGCGGAACGGGCCGCGAACAAGGCAAGCGCCTGA
- the folK gene encoding 2-amino-4-hydroxy-6-hydroxymethyldihydropteridine diphosphokinase, whose translation MMTQTPTRVALGLGSNMGNSRENLEMAVRHLDATSGITVVARSSVYRTPPWGPIPQDDYSNMCITIDTVLKPRALLERGLAIEARMGRIRDERWGPRLIDIDILLYGTEKIDKDGLIVPHPRMSERAFVLIPLTEIWPDAPLGDGRTAAQALETCPDKDGVVKLDD comes from the coding sequence ATGATGACCCAGACACCGACCCGCGTTGCTCTCGGCCTCGGCTCCAATATGGGAAACTCCCGCGAGAACCTCGAGATGGCGGTGAGGCATCTGGATGCAACATCGGGCATTACCGTCGTTGCCCGCTCGTCCGTTTACCGGACGCCGCCCTGGGGCCCAATTCCTCAGGACGACTACTCCAACATGTGCATCACCATCGACACCGTGCTGAAGCCGCGGGCGCTTCTGGAACGTGGCCTGGCCATCGAAGCCCGGATGGGACGTATCCGCGATGAGCGTTGGGGACCGCGTCTGATCGATATCGACATCCTGCTCTACGGAACCGAAAAGATCGACAAGGATGGATTGATCGTCCCACACCCGCGCATGAGCGAACGTGCCTTCGTGCTGATACCACTCACCGAGATCTGGCCCGACGCGCCGCTCGGCGACGGCCGCACTGCGGCGCAGGCCCTGGAAACCTGTCCGGATAAGGACGGCGTGGTCAAACTGGACGACTAG
- a CDS encoding TetR/AcrR family transcriptional regulator codes for MSEELKMSVTARKKKQILEAAIAEFQERGFAGASMDRISERAQVSKRTVYNHFESKEELFKAINQCLADQFNAAMEVPYDPGLPIRDALLRLGWAEGDLLTSPCFMNMARMVMSETIRDPKLAEDMDARMTKLSVVEDFMAKATREGKLDVPDPKLAATQFMGLIKSRGFFPNIYANRQATRDEMAAVIEDSVDMILARYAPAEKAEDFQETVPG; via the coding sequence ATGTCCGAAGAATTGAAAATGTCCGTCACGGCGCGAAAAAAGAAACAGATCCTGGAAGCGGCGATTGCCGAATTTCAGGAACGCGGCTTTGCCGGAGCCAGCATGGACCGGATTTCGGAAAGGGCGCAGGTCTCCAAGCGGACGGTCTACAATCATTTCGAAAGCAAGGAAGAGCTGTTCAAGGCGATCAACCAGTGCCTTGCAGATCAGTTCAATGCGGCGATGGAGGTCCCCTATGATCCGGGTCTGCCGATCCGCGATGCGCTTCTGCGCCTCGGCTGGGCGGAAGGAGATCTTCTGACCAGCCCCTGCTTCATGAACATGGCGCGCATGGTCATGAGCGAAACGATCCGCGATCCGAAACTGGCCGAAGACATGGACGCCCGCATGACGAAGCTCAGCGTCGTGGAGGACTTCATGGCGAAGGCGACGAGGGAGGGCAAGCTCGACGTTCCCGATCCCAAGCTTGCCGCCACGCAGTTCATGGGGCTGATCAAATCGCGCGGCTTCTTTCCGAATATCTATGCCAACCGTCAGGCGACCAGAGACGAAATGGCAGCGGTCATCGAGGACAGCGTCGACATGATCCTGGCCCGCTACGCACCTGCCGAAAAAGCCGAGGATTTTCAGGAGACGGTGCCCGGCTAG
- a CDS encoding argininosuccinate synthase, translated as MAHGDIKKVVLAYSGGLDTSIILKWLQTEYGCEVVTFTADLGQGEELEPARRKAEMLGIKEIYIDDLREEFIRDFVFPMFRANAVYEGVYLLGTSIARPLISKRLIEIAEETGADAIAHGATGKGNDQVRFELSAYALNPDIKVIAPWRDWTFKSRTDLIDFAEKYQIPVPKDKRGEAPFSVDANMLHSSSEGKVLEDPAEEPPAYVYQRTVDPTEAPDVVTEIEIGFEKGDAVSLNGEKLSPATLFAKLNDYGRDNGIGRLDMVENRFVGMKSRGVYETPGGTILLTAHRAMESITLDRGAGHLKDELMPRYAELIYNGFWFSPEREMLQALIDKSQEHVTGTVKLKLYKGNVIVVGRASPYSLYSEELVTFEDDQGAYDQKDAAGFIKLNALRLRTLAKRDRLG; from the coding sequence ATGGCGCATGGTGACATCAAAAAAGTCGTGCTGGCTTATTCCGGCGGGCTGGACACTTCCATCATCCTCAAATGGCTGCAGACGGAATACGGCTGCGAGGTGGTGACCTTCACCGCCGATCTTGGCCAGGGCGAGGAACTGGAACCGGCACGTCGCAAGGCCGAAATGCTCGGTATCAAGGAAATCTACATCGATGACCTGCGCGAGGAGTTCATCCGGGATTTCGTCTTTCCGATGTTCCGCGCCAACGCGGTCTACGAAGGCGTCTATCTGCTCGGCACTTCGATTGCTCGGCCGCTGATTTCGAAGCGCCTGATCGAGATCGCCGAGGAAACCGGCGCGGATGCGATCGCCCATGGCGCTACGGGGAAGGGCAACGACCAGGTTCGCTTCGAACTGTCGGCCTATGCGCTCAACCCGGACATCAAGGTAATCGCCCCCTGGCGCGACTGGACGTTCAAGTCGCGGACCGATCTGATCGACTTCGCCGAAAAATACCAGATCCCGGTGCCGAAAGATAAGCGCGGAGAGGCGCCGTTCTCCGTCGATGCCAACATGCTGCACTCCTCTTCGGAAGGAAAGGTGCTGGAAGATCCGGCCGAAGAGCCGCCGGCATATGTCTACCAGCGCACGGTGGATCCGACCGAAGCGCCGGACGTGGTCACCGAAATCGAGATCGGGTTCGAGAAGGGCGACGCGGTTTCTCTCAACGGCGAAAAGCTGTCGCCGGCGACCTTGTTCGCCAAACTGAATGATTACGGTCGCGACAACGGCATCGGCCGTCTCGACATGGTGGAAAACCGCTTCGTCGGCATGAAGAGCCGTGGCGTCTACGAAACGCCGGGCGGCACCATTCTGCTGACGGCTCACCGGGCCATGGAATCGATCACGCTCGACCGCGGTGCCGGCCACCTCAAGGACGAGCTGATGCCGCGTTATGCGGAGCTGATCTACAACGGCTTCTGGTTCTCGCCGGAACGCGAAATGCTGCAGGCGTTGATCGACAAGAGCCAGGAGCATGTCACCGGTACCGTGAAGCTGAAGCTCTACAAGGGCAATGTGATCGTCGTCGGCCGGGCGTCGCCCTATTCGCTCTACTCGGAAGAACTGGTCACCTTCGAGGACGACCAGGGCGCCTACGACCAGAAGGATGCGGCCGGCTTCATCAAGCTGAACGCCCTGCGCCTGCGGACGCTGGCCAAGCGCGATCGCCTCGGCTGA
- a CDS encoding acyloxyacyl hydrolase: MKSYVRSMLFGAFILTGASSVATAADLGGKTSGLTNEIRGGVLFHDLMSRENGVDINAEVLFRWAALDFTIPGLGTNGMLRPHIGGNLNVSGDTSMVYAGYTLTLDLTDWMYIEGSFGGMAHNGNTSKTTSNSLALGCNVMFRESGSLGFRINERVNVSAMIEHSSNNGYCSSNNGLTNAGVRLGYAF; the protein is encoded by the coding sequence ATGAAAAGCTACGTACGCAGCATGCTCTTCGGAGCATTCATTCTGACGGGCGCGAGTTCGGTGGCGACTGCGGCGGATCTGGGCGGAAAGACGTCCGGCCTGACGAATGAAATTCGCGGTGGTGTTCTTTTTCATGACCTGATGAGCCGCGAAAACGGCGTCGACATCAATGCCGAAGTCCTGTTTCGCTGGGCAGCCCTCGATTTCACCATTCCCGGGCTTGGAACCAACGGGATGCTGCGTCCGCATATCGGCGGCAACCTGAACGTTTCCGGCGACACCAGCATGGTCTACGCAGGCTACACCCTGACGCTCGACCTGACCGACTGGATGTACATCGAAGGCAGCTTCGGCGGCATGGCCCATAACGGCAACACCAGCAAGACCACGTCGAACTCCCTGGCTCTCGGCTGTAATGTCATGTTCCGCGAATCCGGCTCTCTCGGCTTCCGGATCAATGAACGGGTCAATGTATCCGCGATGATCGAGCACTCCTCGAACAACGGCTACTGCTCGTCCAACAACGGCCTGACCAACGCCGGCGTCCGTCTCGGCTACGCGTTCTAA
- a CDS encoding multidrug effflux MFS transporter produces MTTVAAEPAMSARRTTILGAALVAIGPITMSLYTPAMPELAVDFGTSDALVKLTLTTYFAGFALTQLICGPLSDAYGRKPVAIVFLVLYLASTVLATLAPDITWMLIARALQGVGAAVGIAVSRAIVRDQYTGQHSARIMNTIGTMLALGPAISPTIGGIILELFGWREIFICMLLYGTALLASVVLFQPETNAFKNVSNIHPERLAINYMTLLSDRKFMAPSVLLGLCLGNIYTMATVLPFVMIHDVGLTPAQFGVGMMLQSLSFIAGTLVTGRLLKYFDAEKLVPIGMVGMLAGAALMATLLRLYEPTYLIVMGPVGFFAFSVAFILPATFTSAMRDFPHIAGASSSMMGFMQFGGGILGSLLIASLGNPLFGMSTIIPAMPFLGVILYFLLRLKTKEVRAAAE; encoded by the coding sequence ATGACGACCGTTGCTGCAGAACCAGCAATGAGCGCCCGCCGGACGACGATCCTGGGCGCTGCTCTCGTGGCCATCGGCCCGATCACCATGTCCCTCTACACACCGGCCATGCCGGAACTGGCCGTTGACTTCGGCACATCGGACGCGCTGGTCAAGCTGACCCTGACCACCTATTTCGCGGGCTTCGCGCTGACACAGTTGATCTGCGGGCCGCTCTCCGACGCCTATGGCCGCAAGCCTGTCGCCATTGTGTTCCTGGTGCTTTACCTCGCCTCCACGGTGCTGGCCACCCTGGCTCCGGATATCACCTGGATGCTGATTGCCCGCGCCTTGCAGGGCGTCGGCGCAGCCGTTGGCATTGCCGTGTCGCGGGCCATCGTCCGCGATCAGTACACCGGGCAGCATTCGGCGCGGATCATGAATACCATCGGCACCATGCTGGCGCTGGGACCGGCGATTTCCCCGACCATCGGCGGCATTATCCTGGAACTGTTCGGCTGGCGGGAAATCTTCATCTGCATGCTCCTCTACGGCACCGCCCTGCTGGCGTCGGTGGTCCTGTTTCAGCCGGAAACCAACGCTTTCAAGAACGTGTCGAACATTCACCCGGAACGGTTGGCGATCAACTACATGACCCTGCTGAGCGACCGGAAATTCATGGCTCCGAGCGTTCTGCTCGGCTTGTGTCTCGGCAACATCTACACAATGGCGACCGTCCTGCCCTTCGTGATGATCCATGACGTCGGCCTGACCCCGGCACAGTTCGGCGTCGGAATGATGCTGCAGTCCCTGTCCTTTATCGCCGGAACCTTGGTTACCGGCCGTCTTCTCAAGTATTTCGATGCCGAAAAACTGGTTCCGATCGGTATGGTGGGGATGCTTGCGGGCGCGGCCCTCATGGCGACCCTGCTGCGCCTTTATGAGCCGACCTACCTGATCGTCATGGGCCCGGTCGGCTTTTTCGCCTTTTCGGTCGCCTTCATCCTGCCGGCCACCTTCACCTCCGCCATGCGCGACTTTCCTCATATCGCCGGCGCCTCCTCGTCCATGATGGGCTTCATGCAGTTCGGCGGCGGGATCCTGGGCAGCCTGCTGATCGCCTCTCTGGGCAATCCGCTCTTCGGAATGTCGACGATCATTCCGGCCATGCCGTTTCTGGGCGTGATCCTTTATTTCCTTCTTCGGCTGAAGACCAAAGAAGTTCGCGCCGCGGCCGAATAG
- the folP gene encoding dihydropteroate synthase translates to MPRCSGYKVPSASERAQVMGILNVTPDSFSDGGLHYAAEQAVAHARTMKADGADILDIGGESTRPGSEPVSLDDEWSRIAYVLEQIVELGLPVSIDTYKAEVARRACAAGALIINDVWGLQKDPAMPDAAAETGAHVIMMHNRTKADASIDIMADIDRWFERSMELADRAGIPKDKQILDPGFGFGKTMDQNYVILNRLDQLKKHGLPILAGASRKRMIGAVLDVPTEDRLYGSLAVHLIAVQKGATIVRAHDVRPHADAVRILQATLNESANRN, encoded by the coding sequence ATGCCCCGATGTTCCGGCTATAAGGTGCCCTCAGCAAGCGAACGCGCCCAGGTGATGGGCATCCTGAATGTGACACCGGATTCCTTTTCCGACGGCGGTCTGCATTATGCTGCCGAACAAGCCGTCGCCCATGCCCGGACCATGAAGGCGGACGGCGCAGACATTCTGGATATCGGTGGCGAAAGCACCCGCCCAGGTTCCGAACCTGTCTCCCTGGACGACGAATGGTCCCGCATCGCCTATGTCCTAGAACAGATCGTGGAGCTTGGTCTGCCGGTCTCCATCGACACCTACAAGGCGGAGGTCGCGCGACGCGCGTGCGCGGCCGGCGCGCTGATTATCAACGATGTGTGGGGGCTGCAGAAGGATCCGGCCATGCCGGACGCCGCTGCAGAGACCGGCGCTCATGTGATCATGATGCACAACCGGACGAAAGCGGATGCGTCCATCGATATCATGGCCGACATCGACCGCTGGTTCGAGCGGTCCATGGAGCTCGCGGACAGGGCCGGCATCCCGAAAGACAAGCAGATCCTCGATCCCGGCTTCGGCTTCGGCAAGACCATGGACCAGAACTACGTGATCCTGAATCGGCTGGACCAGTTGAAGAAGCACGGCCTGCCGATCCTTGCCGGCGCGTCCCGGAAACGCATGATTGGCGCGGTTCTGGACGTGCCGACCGAAGACCGCCTTTACGGGTCGCTTGCCGTTCACCTGATCGCCGTGCAAAAAGGCGCGACAATCGTCCGGGCCCACGACGTCCGCCCCCATGCGGATGCGGTCCGGATTCTCCAGGCAACGCTGAACGAATCGGCAAATCGGAATTAG
- a CDS encoding (2Fe-2S)-binding protein, giving the protein MSITLTINGEPRTIDADPETPLLWALRDELGMTGTKFGCGIAQCGACTVHLDGMPIRSCQTFIEDVGDASITTIEGIDGKAAKAVEAAWQELEVPQCGYCQSGQIMAATALLAETPKPTDEDIDAAMDGNVCRCATYARIRQAIHVAADKMEA; this is encoded by the coding sequence ATGTCCATTACCCTCACCATCAACGGAGAGCCGCGCACGATCGACGCGGATCCCGAAACCCCGCTTTTGTGGGCGCTTCGCGACGAACTCGGCATGACGGGAACAAAATTCGGCTGCGGCATCGCCCAGTGCGGCGCCTGTACCGTCCATCTCGACGGCATGCCAATCCGTTCCTGTCAGACGTTTATCGAGGATGTCGGTGATGCCTCCATCACCACCATCGAAGGCATTGACGGCAAGGCAGCCAAGGCCGTCGAGGCCGCCTGGCAGGAACTGGAGGTGCCCCAGTGCGGCTACTGCCAGTCCGGCCAGATCATGGCGGCGACGGCTCTTCTCGCCGAAACGCCCAAGCCGACCGATGAGGACATCGACGCGGCCATGGACGGCAACGTCTGCCGCTGCGCCACCTATGCCCGGATCCGCCAGGCGATCCACGTCGCCGCCGACAAGATGGAGGCCTGA
- a CDS encoding carbonic anhydrase, with translation MTSAFPVGLIEGYGQYLQKGFVRHRETHEHLAVYGQQPDVMVISCCDSRVTPEGIFHAGPGELFVMRNVANLVPPYEATDGQHGTSAAIEYAVRALKVRHIVIMGHAKCGGVQAFRENANVPSLRGDFIGRWIKLLEPAAIAMACMPVDRLDDPQLAMEFAGVRQSLKNLRTFPFVEEALHNNALQIHGAWFDIGSAELRVMDPETEKFEVAAPVEAAQ, from the coding sequence ATGACGTCCGCGTTTCCCGTCGGGTTGATCGAAGGCTATGGCCAGTATCTGCAGAAGGGGTTTGTCCGTCACAGGGAGACCCATGAGCATCTGGCGGTCTACGGCCAGCAGCCGGACGTGATGGTGATTTCCTGTTGCGACAGCCGGGTGACACCGGAGGGGATCTTTCATGCCGGCCCTGGCGAACTTTTCGTCATGAGAAACGTCGCCAATCTGGTGCCGCCCTATGAGGCGACCGATGGTCAGCACGGCACGAGTGCCGCAATCGAATATGCGGTGCGTGCCCTCAAGGTGAGGCACATCGTGATCATGGGCCATGCCAAATGCGGCGGGGTCCAGGCGTTCCGGGAAAACGCCAACGTCCCGTCGCTGCGCGGCGATTTCATCGGCCGCTGGATCAAGCTTCTGGAGCCGGCTGCCATCGCCATGGCCTGCATGCCGGTCGACAGGCTGGACGATCCGCAGCTCGCCATGGAATTTGCGGGCGTGCGTCAGTCGCTGAAGAACCTGAGGACGTTTCCGTTCGTGGAAGAGGCGCTGCACAACAATGCGCTGCAGATCCACGGCGCGTGGTTCGATATCGGCTCCGCCGAGCTTCGGGTGATGGATCCGGAAACGGAGAAGTTCGAAGTTGCCGCTCCGGTCGAAGCCGCGCAATAG